Proteins encoded together in one Solanum lycopersicum chromosome 7, SLM_r2.1 window:
- the LOC104648424 gene encoding VQ motif-containing protein 22, with product MPNNPTNWMQFYQPQRSPQTTMFSDATIVTTTASSVVRAPDHHQHQHQHVTGPSDGRVSKPIRRRSRASRRTPTTVLNTDTTNFRAMVQQFTGGSVAPSQGGYLGFGPNNQQILNPNTYNIQFQAQSVPQNPLSYMFSTLGSSTTRPSPSIQSRPGNFLHRLNDNSSSPSNDNKSENNFTF from the coding sequence ATGCCAAATAACCCCACAAATTGGATGCAATTTTATCAACCCCAAAGATCTCCACAAACCACTATGTTCTCCGATGCCACAATTGTCACCACCACAGCCTCTTCCGTAGTTAGAGCTCCAGATCaccaccaacaccaacaccaacacgTTACCGGGCCATCTGACGGGCGTGTTTCCAAGCCCATCAGACGACGATCAAGGGCTTCTAGGCGTACCCCAACTACCGTATTAAACACGGATACAACTAATTTCCGTGCGATGGTGCAACAGTTTACTGGTGGATCTGTTGCACCATCACAAGGGGGCTACTTGGGCTTTGGGCCCAACAATCAGCAAATTTTGAATCCCAATACCTACAATATCCAATTTCAAGCGCAGTCAGTGCCACAAAATCCACTGTCTTACATGTTCAGTACATTGGGTAGTTCTACTACTCGACCATCTCCATCTATTCAGAGTCGTCCTGGTAATTTTCTCCATAGACTCAACGATAATAGTTCTTCTCCTTCTAATGACAACAAATCGGAAAATAATTTCACcttctaa